A part of Candidatus Obscuribacter sp. genomic DNA contains:
- a CDS encoding site-specific integrase — protein sequence MPGKAKVLGSKEIQIVLKVLKTHRDKLLFAVGLYTGLRISEIIAIKMSDVFTTSGGVRNTLKITRLKKKNTVYSNIPIHPKLREQLASYKDLLDAQDKDDSAYSPSPWLFPSTDNPESHIGRIRAHNILTEAFDSVNIEGASTHSMRRTCLTNMSRAGIPLRTIQEISGHSNLGQLQEYLAVDPADSHKAIMSLKY from the coding sequence ATGCCGGGCAAAGCCAAAGTTTTGGGTTCTAAAGAGATCCAAATCGTCCTAAAAGTCCTAAAAACACACCGCGACAAACTACTGTTTGCCGTCGGCCTCTACACAGGCCTCCGCATTTCTGAAATCATCGCGATCAAAATGTCAGACGTGTTCACCACCAGCGGTGGCGTCAGAAACACACTCAAAATCACCAGACTCAAAAAGAAAAACACAGTCTACTCAAATATCCCAATCCATCCAAAACTCAGAGAGCAGCTCGCTTCCTACAAAGACCTGCTCGACGCCCAGGACAAGGACGACTCAGCTTACTCACCATCGCCCTGGCTCTTTCCATCAACCGACAATCCCGAAAGCCACATCGGCAGAATACGGGCCCACAACATACTTACCGAAGCCTTCGACTCAGTCAACATCGAAGGCGCTTCAACCCACTCCATGCGCCGTACCTGTCTAACCAACATGTCCCGCGCCGGCATCCCACTTCGCACCATCCAAGAAATCTCTGGTCACTCAAACCTCGGCCAGCTTCAAGAATACTTAGCGGTCGATCCGGCGGATAGTCATAAGGCTATAATGAGCTTGAAATACTAA